From the genome of Papaver somniferum cultivar HN1 chromosome 2, ASM357369v1, whole genome shotgun sequence, one region includes:
- the LOC113346650 gene encoding heat shock factor protein HSF24-like, translated as MAHRCVPAPFLTKTYQLVEDSSTDEVVSWNETGTTFVVWKPADFARDLLPNYFKHNNFSSFVRQLNTYAFRKIVPDRWEFANDNFKRGEKELLSEIHRRKVVHPPPTKTPQTLPDGKSNGSSSLSPSNPSEDQSSSETSNTGSKSQTLEETTNINQLYDLSNENEKLKKNNEILSSELAQTKKQCGELVNVLSKYFNVASGDIDRIMLESSASGSRSSHEQTVDIYEKDVDDDDENGRKEEEGMKLFGVWLKGSNKKRGRDEVNSNVRGSSSLKEMKTMEYRGAPWMQITSSPGESSKVCN; from the exons ATGGCACATAGATGTGTACCGGCACCATTCTTAACAAAGACATATCAGTTGGTAGAAGATTCAAGTACTGATGAAGTTGTTTCATGGAATGAAACTGGTACTACTTTTGTTGTTTGGAAACCTGCTGATTTCGCTAGAGATCTTCTTCCTAATTACTTCAAACACAACAATTTCTCAAGCTTCGTTCGTCAACTTAATACTTAC GCATTTCGAAAGATTGTGCCAGATAGATGGGAGTTTGCAAACGACAACTTCAAGCGAGGAGAAAAAGAACTCCTCTCTGAAATCCACCGTAGAAAAGTAGTCCATCCTCCCCCGACAAAAACACCTCAGACACTGCCTGATGGAAAATCCAATGGCAGTTCCTCATTGTCTCCGTCAAATCCGAGTGAAGACCAAAGTTCTTCAGAAACTTCAAATACCGGTTCCAAGAGTCAAACATTGGAGGAGACCACAAACATCAATCAACTGTACGATCTATCAAACGAAAatgagaaactgaagaaaaacaatgaaatcctaagCTCAGAATTGGCGCAAACGAAGAAACAATGCGGAGAACTCGTAAATGTTCTATCGAAGTATTTCAATGTGGCATCCGGTGATATAGACCGCATCATGTTGGAAAGTTCTGCCAGTGGGTCTAGGTCCAGCCACGAGCAAACAGTTGACATTTACGAAAAGGATGTTGATGATGACGACGAAAatggaagaaaagaagaggaaGGAATGAAATTGTTCGGGGTTTGGTTGAAAGGGAGTAATAAGAAGAGAGGGCGTGACGAGGTTAACAGTAATGTCCGTGGGTCATCGTCATTGAAAGAGATGAAGACAATGGAATATCGTGGGGCACCGTGGATGCAGATCACTTCCTCTCCCGGCGAAAGTAGCAAAGTTTGCAACTAA